A window of Gambusia affinis linkage group LG03, SWU_Gaff_1.0, whole genome shotgun sequence genomic DNA:
CAACGAGAAGGAGCAGCTGCAGGGCCTCAATGACCGCTTCGTGTCCTTCATCGAGAAGGTGCACAACCTGGAGCAGCACAACAAAGTCCTGGAGGCCGAGGTGACGCTGCTGCGCCAGCGCCACAACGAGCCGTCTCGCCTGCACGAGCTTTACGAGCAGGAGATCCGCGAGCTGCGGGCGCGCGTGGAGGAGCTGACCCACGAGAAGAGCCAGATGCACCTGGACTGCGTCCAGATGAACGAGACGCTGGAGCGCGTGCGGgagaagctggaggaggagagcaggCTGCGCGAGGAGGCAGAGAGCGCCCTGAAGGGCTACCAGAAGGACGTGGACGACGCCACCCTGGCCCGCCTGGAGCTGGAGAAGAAAGTGGAGTCTCTGCTGGACGAGATCGCCTTCCTCAGGAAAGTTCAtgaagaggagctgcaggagctgcagacgTCCCTGCAGGCAACGCAGGTACACAagaaaagttgctaaaaaagAACATGTCTACAAAGAAAATGTCTACAgtgaaaacaggttttaaatGCTGATGAAAGGAGATTAGGGGGAAGCAAATGGGCTAAATTAACTCTCTGGTTAAGGTCCCATCACCGTCcaaatctctctctttctctctctctgttttagAATATATCCGCGCTGTGACGCACCTTTTAATGGTTACACGGTCTTTACAATGACTTTAGCTTAGCTAACCACCAAAATCATGCGCTATTATCCTGCTCGAGCGACCAGGAAGGTGGCGACCTGATGAGGTCTAACTTGTGGGAGTTTTGAACAGATTTTCCTTTCCCGAGCCCTTCACTCTGAGCACTGCTGCACTGGGAAATTGATGACTCTGCAGTTCCCTTTCAGCACCACGCGCTATCACGCCCTCCTCCGAGCCAACGACCTGCGCTGCAGCAGCCGCGCGCGCCGCGTCACAAAGCTGCCTTAATCAAACATCGTTAACTTGACACAATCAATTTACAATTTACATGAATTTTACGACCTCCATATCCTGCTACCATGTAACGCTCTATTTAATGAGacaaataactttaaaagtTGTTAAATCAGTAAAGTAACAATGAGCGAGATTTAATAAGTGGTCGTACTCGTTGCTTAATGTCAAAGGGTGAAAAGCGTGGATACAATCCGGAATAATAACTCGTAAATCCAGGGGCGTGGTCGTCCTCAGGGACGGCGAGGCGCAGACAGTGTGAAGTATGCGGCTCCATTTCAAGCGACAGCAGCACAGCTCAGAAatttacagatgaaaaaaaaaattacaagtttattCTAGCTCACCGtatgcgtaaaaaaaaaaaagtattaaaactaGGCAAAATAGTCTAGTtttgtgaccaaaaaaaaaaagtgataacaTGCACTACTGTTAGCTAAATTAGTCAGTAATGAACCAGTAATGGATGCTGGGTAGATTAGTCCAGTTTTTACATTGCCCTGCAGGGAAGGGATGATAGTCATGCAAGATGTCGACTGCAGGATTGGGAGTCTGAGTCAGCAGCCCATCCGTCTGGCCTGCATCAGCTCAGTGGGTCAGTGCACAGCTCACCTCATGCATCCTTAAACACAGTCACCTGGGACGCTTCTGGtggaatttaaaatttatgtcTTAATCCCGAGGTTTGATGTAACCCCAGAATTACATCACATTACATCAAATTTAGGGCACTACTGTTAGTGCAAAAAGTAGTGCAAAAATAGTTaacataattaatttatttatttatttttaagaaaaaggcTTAGGAAAAGTTATGGATCGGtgactttgaaacattttgctttccTAAATGTTTGAACCTGACATCAGTGAAATAACGGCTATGAAGCAGTCTGGTGATTCTGGGGTTCAATGAGTTCACGCTGCAGTCggaacttcttcttcttattgttGTTCTCTTTCCTTCTTCAAGGTGTCAGTGGAGATGGACATGAGTCAACCGGACCTGGCTGCGGCCCTGAAGGACATCCGGGCTCAGTACGAGAACCTGTCGGCCCGGAACCAGGTCCAGGCCGAGGAGTGGTACCGCTCCAAGTTTGCCACTGTGACAGAGGCCGCCGCCCGCAACCAGGACGCCGTCAAGCACTCCAAGGAGGAGCTCAGCGAGTACCGTAGGCAGGTGCAAGCCCGCACCCTGGAGATCGAGGCCCTCCGGGGCCACAACGAAGCCCTGGAGAGGCAGATTGCCGAGATGGAAGACCGTCACAACAATGAAATTGGAGAGATGCAAGTAAGTGAATTGGTTATCGCTTATCGAATGAGGTGAGTTTGTAAAGAGGTAGTCGCTTAGCAACATAGATtaagaaactttttattaatgatCACTATAGTCAGGGCTGAATTTACGAGGAtgtgggcccctgggctggaggcAGTTTTGGTGCCCTATGTACTACAGAAAAGCATATTGTATTCATGCAAATTACAGTCTGTTAACACACAGTCTTACATATCAGCAGGTATGAATTGATACATGAAAGGTCTAATACGTCCCCCATCCAATAACTCCATGTTGTTTCCAAAGAAATTGACCAtcatttcatcattttgaaatatttgaatattgtttgtattcataaaaataCCCCAAAATGAACACAACTCACCTGATATCTGCTTGTGAGTTTTACAGAAAGTACAATGTTTGCAAAACACA
This region includes:
- the zgc:65851 gene encoding low molecular weight neuronal intermediate filament, whose translation is MSYSSDIYSSSSYRRIFGEAPRSGRVGLGSGGSPSRLHSAGYRSNHRAYGSPSAVSSAAYRRTAAPGRVFSSIPDSAMDLTQSTAVTNELKIIRTNEKEQLQGLNDRFVSFIEKVHNLEQHNKVLEAEVTLLRQRHNEPSRLHELYEQEIRELRARVEELTHEKSQMHLDCVQMNETLERVREKLEEESRLREEAESALKGYQKDVDDATLARLELEKKVESLLDEIAFLRKVHEEELQELQTSLQATQVSVEMDMSQPDLAAALKDIRAQYENLSARNQVQAEEWYRSKFATVTEAAARNQDAVKHSKEELSEYRRQVQARTLEIEALRGHNEALERQIAEMEDRHNNEIGEMQDTIQQLEAALRSTKGEMSRHLREYQDLLNVKMALDIEIAAYRKLLEGEECRLSSVGSAMVQSGYPGLSYISARSYTFGAYRKPKPEEEEEEAGEDEEKEEEEEEAGEGEEQEEGEGEEEEEEGEGKEEEEEEEEEKPKEKEEKGKEKEKEKESSTGKSSKS